Genomic segment of Gloeocapsa sp. PCC 7428:
AACGTTAAAGGCATTTCCTTTTCATCGCTTTTGCACATTTCAGCAAGCATTTTGTTCACCGTTGGTTCTGTACTTTTTATTCCAAGCAATCAGCCGAAGTAAGGAGATAAGCAATGGAAGCAACGAATACCGGTAATTTCCTCAGTCTTAGCTTTCTCATACAGTTGGTTCATCCTGTATTGATGCTTGGCTTGTTTGCTTACTTGCTTTATACTGCGTATCTTGGCTTTCAAGTTCGCCGCACTCGCAATGCTCACGGTGATAGCAAAAAAGAATTAATCAAAGGTAAATATTCACTGCGACATTATCAATCAGGCGCGATCGCGCTGGCGATAATGGTAACTGGTGCCGTCGGAGGTATTATTATTACCTACTTAAGCGCGGGTGAAATTCCTGTTAATTCTCATTTATTTGTTGGATTAGGAATGACAGCGTTAATTGCAATTTCTGCGGCATTGGCTCCTGTGATGCAGCGT
This window contains:
- a CDS encoding DUF4079 domain-containing protein, encoding MEATNTGNFLSLSFLIQLVHPVLMLGLFAYLLYTAYLGFQVRRTRNAHGDSKKELIKGKYSLRHYQSGAIALAIMVTGAVGGIIITYLSAGEIPVNSHLFVGLGMTALIAISAALAPVMQRGHHWARYLHIGINLCLLAFFSWQLLTGLQIVQELLTSS